In Streptococcus dysgalactiae subsp. dysgalactiae, the following are encoded in one genomic region:
- a CDS encoding ABC transporter ATP-binding protein, which yields MVELNLNHIYKKYPNTTHYAVEDFDLDIKDKEFIVFVGPSGCGKSTTLRMIAGLEDISEGELKIDGEVVNDKSPKDRDIAMVFQNYALYPHMTVYDNMAFGLKLRKYKKDDIDRRVKEAAEILGLTEFLERKPADLSGGQRQRVAMGRAIVRDAKVFLMDEPLSNLDAKLRVSMRAEIAKIHRRIGSTTIYVTHDQTEAMTLADRIVIMSATKNPQGNGTIGKIEQVGSPQELYNLPANKFVAGFIGSPAMNFFEVEVKDGRIVSEDGLDIAIPEGQAKMLEAAGYKGKKVTFGIRPEDISSNQIVHDTYPNANVSAEVLVSELLGSETMLYVKLGQTEFASRVDARDFHSPGEQVSLTFNVAKGHFFDIDTAQAIR from the coding sequence ATGGTTGAATTAAATTTAAATCACATCTATAAAAAATACCCGAACACGACTCACTATGCTGTTGAGGATTTTGATTTGGATATTAAAGATAAAGAGTTCATCGTCTTTGTTGGTCCATCAGGATGTGGGAAATCAACAACACTTCGTATGATTGCTGGTCTTGAGGACATTTCAGAAGGAGAGTTGAAGATTGATGGCGAAGTAGTCAATGACAAATCTCCTAAAGACCGTGACATTGCTATGGTTTTCCAAAACTATGCTCTTTATCCTCATATGACTGTTTATGACAATATGGCCTTCGGTCTTAAATTACGTAAATACAAAAAAGATGATATTGATCGTCGCGTGAAAGAAGCTGCAGAAATTCTCGGTTTAACTGAGTTCTTGGAACGTAAACCTGCTGATCTTTCTGGAGGTCAACGCCAACGTGTTGCCATGGGTCGTGCCATTGTCCGTGATGCTAAAGTTTTCTTAATGGATGAACCTCTGTCAAACTTGGATGCCAAGCTTCGTGTGTCTATGCGTGCTGAAATTGCTAAAATACACCGTCGTATCGGCTCAACAACTATTTATGTTACCCATGATCAAACGGAAGCTATGACTTTAGCAGACCGCATTGTTATCATGAGTGCTACGAAAAACCCTCAAGGAAATGGGACGATTGGTAAGATTGAGCAAGTGGGCTCACCGCAAGAATTGTACAACCTTCCGGCTAATAAATTCGTTGCTGGCTTTATCGGGAGTCCTGCCATGAACTTCTTTGAAGTAGAAGTTAAAGACGGCCGCATCGTGAGTGAGGATGGCCTTGACATTGCTATTCCAGAAGGACAAGCAAAAATGCTTGAAGCGGCTGGCTACAAAGGTAAAAAAGTCACTTTTGGTATTCGTCCAGAAGACATTTCAAGCAACCAAATCGTGCATGACACTTATCCAAATGCGAATGTGAGTGCAGAAGTTTTGGTATCTGAACTGCTTGGTTCGGAGACGATGCTTTATGTGAAACTTGGTCAAACAGAGTTTGCTTCTCGTGTAGATGCGCGTGATTTCCATAGTCCAGGTGAACAAGTCAGTTTGACTTTCAATGTAGCAAAAGGTCATTTCTTTGATATTGATACAGCACAAGCTATTCGTTAA
- the dexB gene encoding glucan 1,6-alpha-glucosidase DexB produces MQKKWWHQATIYQIYPRSFKDTSGNGIGDLKGITSQLDYLQKLGITAIWLSPVYQSPMDDNGYDISDYEAIAEVFGNMDDMDDLLAAANERGIKIIMDLVVNHTSDEHAWFVEARENPNSPERDYYIWRDQPNNLMSIFSGSAWELDDASGQYYLHLFSKKQPDLNWENAQLRQKIYDMMNFWIAKGIGGFRMDVIDLIGKIPDSEITGNGPRLHDYLKEMNQATFGNHDLMTVGETWGATPEIARQYSRPENKELSMVFQFEHVGLQHKPNASKWDYAEELDVPALKAIFSKWQTELKLEEGWNSLFWNNHDLPRVLSIWGNDSEYREKSAKALAILLHLMRGTPYIYQGEEIGMTNYPFKDLKEVDDIESLNYAKEAMGNGVSATSVMDSIRKVGRDNARTPMQWSNEKHAGFSEAQKTWLPVNPNYQEINVADALANPDSIFYTYQKLIALRKEQDWLVEADYNLLSTADKVFAYQRQFGEDSYVIVVNVSNEEQVFAKDLAGAEVIITNTDVDKVLETQILKPWDAFCVKC; encoded by the coding sequence ATACAAAAAAAATGGTGGCATCAGGCAACAATCTATCAAATTTATCCAAGATCTTTTAAAGACACAAGTGGTAATGGGATTGGCGATTTGAAGGGGATTACTAGTCAGTTGGATTATTTGCAAAAACTTGGTATTACAGCCATTTGGTTGTCACCAGTTTATCAGTCACCTATGGATGACAACGGCTACGATATCTCTGATTATGAAGCGATTGCAGAAGTTTTCGGAAATATGGATGACATGGATGACCTCTTAGCAGCAGCTAACGAGCGAGGCATTAAGATTATCATGGACTTGGTGGTCAACCACACCTCTGACGAACATGCCTGGTTTGTCGAAGCTAGAGAAAATCCCAACAGTCCTGAGCGTGATTACTATATTTGGCGTGACCAGCCTAATAATCTCATGTCTATCTTTTCAGGTTCTGCTTGGGAATTGGACGACGCATCAGGCCAATATTACCTGCATTTGTTTAGCAAGAAACAGCCTGACTTGAACTGGGAAAATGCTCAGCTGCGCCAAAAAATTTACGACATGATGAATTTCTGGATTGCCAAAGGCATCGGTGGTTTTCGTATGGACGTGATTGACCTGATTGGAAAGATACCAGATTCTGAAATTACAGGTAACGGACCTCGATTACACGATTACCTTAAAGAAATGAATCAAGCAACTTTTGGGAATCATGACTTGATGACTGTTGGTGAAACTTGGGGAGCAACGCCTGAAATCGCACGTCAATATTCTCGACCTGAGAATAAAGAATTGTCAATGGTATTCCAATTTGAGCATGTGGGATTGCAACACAAACCCAATGCTTCTAAATGGGATTATGCAGAAGAATTGGATGTCCCCGCTCTTAAAGCCATTTTTAGCAAGTGGCAGACCGAACTGAAGTTAGAAGAAGGTTGGAACTCTCTTTTTTGGAACAATCATGATCTTCCACGAGTATTGTCTATTTGGGGCAATGACAGTGAATACAGAGAAAAATCAGCTAAGGCACTGGCAATTTTGCTTCATTTGATGCGAGGCACTCCTTATATTTACCAAGGGGAAGAGATTGGCATGACTAATTATCCCTTCAAAGACTTAAAGGAGGTTGACGATATTGAATCCCTCAACTATGCTAAAGAGGCTATGGGAAATGGTGTGTCAGCTACTAGTGTTATGGATAGTATTCGTAAAGTAGGTCGAGATAATGCTAGAACACCGATGCAATGGTCCAATGAAAAACATGCTGGTTTTTCTGAAGCCCAAAAGACTTGGTTACCAGTTAATCCTAATTATCAGGAGATTAATGTGGCAGATGCTCTTGCTAATCCGGATTCAATCTTTTATACTTATCAAAAATTAATTGCTTTACGTAAGGAGCAAGACTGGTTAGTGGAAGCAGATTATAACCTTTTATCAACGGCTGATAAAGTATTTGCTTATCAGCGTCAATTTGGAGAAGACTCTTACGTGATTGTGGTCAATGTATCTAATGAAGAGCAAGTATTTGCCAAAGATTTGGCCGGTGCAGAAGTGATTATCACTAATACAGATGTGGATAAGGTCTTAGAAACCCAAATCCTAAAACCTTGGGATGCTTTTTGTGTTAAATGTTAA
- a CDS encoding pullulanase: MTTRVTQGSKHYKYAIKKLSIGVVSVATGASILLYSPQVLAQESSPETELTLTQAESEKRIVEHPTTVVDEDINANAGVSLESSETIAAVANASSQTTENQLSANQASSSQIDQVSEPTKPLATDAAATTPAIADNHLRLHLKALPKDQSLESLGLWVWDDVDQPSKDWPNGAIPLTTAKKDDYGYYLDVKLAEKQRKQISYLINNKAGENLSKDQHFQLLTPEMNEAWADESYKIHAYEPLQKGYIRINYHNETGNYDHLAVWLFKDVQQPSTDWPNGLDLVNKGPYGAYVDVPLKEGAKEIGFLILDKSKSGDAIKVQPKDYLFKDLDNHTQIFIKDTDPKVYNNPYYIDQVSLKGAEQTELRELRATFTTLEGLDQSDVLKAIKVTDKDGKAVTVDDLTFDKDNPVVILKGDFNVAGANYTVTYGEVSQAARQSWQLKDKLYAYDGELGASLAEDGSVNLALWSPSADSVKVVVYDKQDQTKVVGQADLTKSDKGVWRAHLTSDSIKGISDYTGYYYLYEITRGQEKVMVLDPYAKSLAAWNNATATDQIKTAKAAFVNPSLIGPKDLDFAKIDHFTKREDAIIYEAHVRDFTSDPSLDGKLRNEFGTFAAFVEKLDYLKELGVTHVQLLPVLSYFYVNELDKSRSTAYTSSDNNYNWGYDPQHYFALSGMYSANPNDPALRIAELKNLVNEIHKRGMGIILDVVYNHTARTYLFEDLEPHYYHFMNADGTARESFGGGRLGTTHAMSRRILVDSITYLTREFKVDGFRFDMMGDHDAAAIEQAFKAAKAINPNTIMIGEGWRTYQGDEGKKETAADQDWMKATNTVGVFSDDIRNTLKSGFPNEGTAAFITGGAKNLEGLFKTIKAQPGNFEADAPGDVVQYIAAHDNLTLHDVIAKSINKDPKVAEEEIHKRIRLGNTLILTAQGTAFIHSGQEYGRTKHLLNPDYKTKVADDKVPNKATLIEAVAEYPYFIHDSYDSSDAVNHFDWSKATDGQANPISYQTQAYTKGLIALRRSSDAFRKASMADVNRDVTLITQAGQGDIQKDDLIIGYQTIASNGDRYAVFVNADSKARTVVLPDKYRHLLKAQVLVDAQQAGTSVIANPKGIQFIKDGLTIDGLTAIVLKVAAGAVEAPSQTQQATSGQSVRPVSTAVPKASPLMTPDQKPQQATLPQTGEMTSKGLLATGMTMLVAAFGLFTKRQKD; the protein is encoded by the coding sequence ATGACAACGAGAGTCACACAAGGGTCTAAACACTACAAATATGCTATCAAAAAATTGAGCATAGGTGTTGTATCTGTAGCAACTGGGGCAAGTATTTTGCTCTATAGTCCGCAAGTTTTGGCACAAGAAAGCAGCCCAGAAACTGAGCTTACACTAACTCAGGCAGAGTCTGAGAAGAGGATAGTAGAACACCCCACTACTGTTGTTGATGAGGATATTAATGCAAACGCTGGCGTATCTTTAGAAAGTTCTGAGACCATAGCAGCAGTAGCCAACGCTTCAAGTCAAACGACTGAGAATCAGCTGTCGGCTAACCAAGCTAGTTCTTCTCAGATTGATCAAGTTAGTGAACCAACTAAGCCTCTTGCGACTGATGCGGCAGCAACAACTCCAGCGATTGCGGATAATCATTTGCGGCTGCATTTAAAAGCATTGCCAAAAGACCAGTCGCTTGAAAGTCTAGGCCTTTGGGTGTGGGATGATGTGGATCAGCCTTCAAAAGATTGGCCAAATGGTGCCATTCCATTGACTACAGCTAAAAAAGATGATTATGGTTATTACCTTGATGTCAAATTAGCAGAGAAACAACGCAAGCAGATTTCTTACCTTATCAACAACAAGGCTGGGGAAAACCTTTCAAAAGACCAGCACTTCCAGTTGCTGACGCCAGAAATGAATGAAGCTTGGGCAGATGAATCCTATAAGATTCATGCCTATGAGCCGCTTCAAAAAGGCTACATTCGGATTAACTATCACAATGAAACAGGTAACTACGATCATTTAGCCGTTTGGTTATTTAAAGATGTTCAACAGCCGTCAACCGATTGGCCAAACGGACTTGATTTGGTCAATAAAGGGCCTTATGGGGCTTATGTGGATGTGCCTCTAAAAGAAGGTGCCAAGGAAATTGGTTTCTTAATTTTAGATAAGAGCAAGTCAGGCGATGCCATCAAAGTTCAACCTAAGGACTACCTTTTCAAAGACCTAGACAATCATACACAGATTTTTATCAAAGACACCGATCCTAAGGTTTACAACAATCCTTATTATATTGATCAGGTTAGTCTCAAAGGGGCTGAGCAAACTGAATTGAGGGAGCTAAGAGCAACTTTTACCACCCTAGAAGGACTGGATCAGTCAGATGTGCTAAAAGCCATCAAAGTGACCGATAAAGATGGTAAAGCAGTTACCGTTGATGACCTTACCTTTGACAAGGACAATCCTGTGGTGATTCTCAAAGGGGACTTTAACGTAGCTGGAGCAAACTACACCGTTACGTACGGAGAGGTTAGCCAAGCTGCTCGCCAATCTTGGCAATTAAAAGATAAACTCTATGCTTACGATGGTGAACTTGGGGCTAGTCTAGCTGAAGATGGTTCAGTTAACTTGGCTTTATGGTCTCCGAGTGCTGACAGTGTTAAGGTTGTCGTTTACGATAAACAAGACCAGACAAAAGTGGTTGGTCAGGCTGATTTGACCAAGTCGGACAAGGGTGTTTGGAGAGCTCATCTGACCTCTGACAGTATCAAGGGCATTAGTGATTACACAGGCTACTATTACCTTTATGAAATCACGCGCGGTCAGGAAAAAGTCATGGTTTTGGATCCTTACGCCAAATCTCTAGCCGCGTGGAACAATGCGACCGCCACTGACCAGATTAAAACCGCTAAGGCTGCCTTTGTCAATCCAAGTCTCATTGGCCCTAAAGACCTTGACTTTGCTAAGATTGATCATTTTACCAAACGCGAAGATGCCATTATCTATGAAGCTCATGTACGAGATTTCACCTCAGACCCAAGCCTTGATGGCAAATTAAGGAATGAGTTTGGCACATTTGCTGCTTTTGTAGAGAAACTGGATTACCTCAAAGAGTTAGGAGTTACTCACGTTCAGCTACTGCCAGTTTTGAGTTATTTTTATGTGAACGAATTGGACAAGAGCCGCTCAACAGCTTATACGTCTTCAGATAATAATTACAACTGGGGGTATGACCCACAACACTACTTTGCCCTTTCTGGCATGTATTCGGCAAATCCTAACGACCCTGCTTTACGTATTGCAGAGCTTAAAAACCTTGTCAATGAGATTCATAAACGTGGCATGGGGATTATTTTAGATGTGGTTTATAACCATACCGCTAGAACTTATCTATTTGAAGATTTGGAACCTCACTATTATCACTTTATGAACGCTGACGGCACAGCAAGAGAAAGCTTTGGTGGAGGTCGTCTAGGAACGACACATGCTATGAGCCGTCGTATCTTGGTGGATTCGATCACTTATTTGACTCGTGAATTCAAGGTAGACGGTTTCCGTTTTGACATGATGGGTGACCATGATGCGGCAGCCATTGAACAAGCTTTCAAAGCAGCTAAGGCCATTAATCCTAATACTATTATGATTGGTGAAGGCTGGCGCACTTACCAAGGCGATGAGGGGAAAAAAGAAACAGCAGCCGACCAAGACTGGATGAAGGCAACTAATACGGTTGGGGTCTTCTCAGATGATATTCGAAACACCCTCAAATCAGGTTTTCCTAATGAAGGCACAGCGGCCTTTATTACCGGTGGCGCAAAAAATCTAGAAGGTTTGTTCAAAACAATCAAAGCACAACCTGGTAATTTTGAAGCGGATGCCCCAGGAGATGTGGTTCAGTATATTGCAGCCCATGACAATCTGACCTTGCATGATGTTATTGCCAAATCCATTAATAAGGATCCTAAAGTTGCCGAAGAAGAGATTCACAAGCGTATACGTTTAGGAAACACCTTGATTTTAACCGCTCAAGGGACTGCCTTTATTCATTCTGGTCAGGAATATGGACGGACCAAACACCTTTTAAATCCTGATTACAAGACAAAGGTTGCTGATGATAAGGTACCCAATAAGGCAACCCTGATTGAAGCCGTAGCAGAATATCCTTATTTCATCCATGATTCTTATGATTCGTCTGATGCGGTCAATCATTTTGACTGGTCAAAGGCAACAGATGGTCAAGCCAATCCAATTAGCTACCAAACACAGGCTTACACCAAGGGCTTGATTGCCCTTCGTCGCTCAAGCGATGCTTTCAGAAAAGCAAGTATGGCAGATGTCAACCGTGATGTGACCTTAATTACCCAAGCTGGTCAAGGAGATATTCAAAAAGATGACTTGATTATTGGTTACCAAACCATTGCTTCCAATGGGGATCGCTACGCTGTTTTTGTCAATGCGGATAGTAAAGCGCGCACCGTGGTCTTACCAGATAAGTACCGTCATTTGCTAAAAGCACAGGTGCTTGTGGATGCGCAGCAGGCTGGAACTAGTGTTATTGCTAACCCTAAAGGCATTCAGTTTATCAAAGATGGCTTGACTATCGATGGACTGACTGCTATTGTCTTGAAAGTGGCAGCAGGCGCAGTGGAGGCACCAAGTCAAACGCAGCAAGCAACGTCTGGACAGTCAGTAAGGCCAGTGTCAACGGCTGTTCCTAAGGCAAGTCCTTTGATGACACCAGACCAGAAACCTCAACAAGCTACCCTTCCTCAAACAGGCGAAATGACCTCAAAAGGGTTATTGGCAACTGGGATGACGATGTTAGTAGCAGCTTTTGGCCTCTTTACTAAGCGTCAAAAAGATTAA
- the traF gene encoding conjugal transfer protein TraF has product MTFEETIAQFTTMEIGEIKQAIESGKDMIVFLGRSTCPFCRLFAPKLAQVAEANHLDVFFVASDNLADAQQLQAFRQEYHLATVPALLVIHSGQVRAVCDSSLTESEILTFLTTKE; this is encoded by the coding sequence ATGACTTTTGAAGAAACCATAGCTCAGTTTACAACGATGGAAATCGGTGAGATAAAACAAGCCATCGAGAGTGGCAAAGATATGATTGTGTTTTTAGGGCGTTCAACCTGTCCTTTTTGCCGCCTTTTTGCTCCAAAACTGGCTCAAGTTGCTGAGGCCAACCATCTGGATGTTTTCTTTGTCGCTAGTGATAATCTTGCTGATGCGCAGCAACTTCAAGCCTTTCGCCAAGAGTATCACTTAGCGACTGTTCCAGCCTTGTTGGTGATTCACAGTGGTCAAGTGAGAGCGGTTTGTGATTCCAGTTTGACAGAAAGTGAGATTCTGACTTTTTTGACGACGAAAGAGTAG
- the yajC gene encoding preprotein translocase subunit YajC, producing MGFPTILMFVVMLALIWFMQRQQKKQAQERQNQLNAIEKGDEVVTIGGMFAIVDEVDSAAKKIVLDVDGVFLTFELSAIKRIVTKATTDLTPVEADEVVVVDEPAVEATDDTESAIESN from the coding sequence ATGGGATTTCCAACAATTTTAATGTTTGTGGTGATGCTTGCCTTGATTTGGTTTATGCAACGCCAACAAAAGAAACAAGCACAAGAGCGCCAAAATCAATTGAACGCAATTGAAAAAGGTGATGAAGTTGTCACAATCGGTGGCATGTTTGCCATCGTTGACGAAGTTGATTCAGCGGCTAAAAAAATCGTTCTAGATGTGGATGGGGTTTTCCTAACCTTTGAATTGTCTGCTATCAAACGTATTGTAACCAAAGCAACTACCGACCTTACACCTGTTGAGGCAGATGAGGTAGTAGTGGTTGATGAGCCTGCAGTTGAAGCGACAGATGACACTGAAAGTGCTATTGAAAGCAACTAA
- a CDS encoding isoprenyl transferase, protein MFGLKAKSKKVVLDKIPKHIGIIMDGNGRWAKKRLKPRVFGHKAGMDALQDVTIAASDLGVKVLTVYAFSTENWSRPQDEVSFIMNLPVEFFDKYVPTLHKNNVKVQMIGETHRLPVDTLTALNAAIDKTKRNTGLILNFALNYGGRAEITSAVRLIAQDVLDAKLNPGDITEDLIANYLMTDHLPYLYRDPDLIIRTSGELRLSNFLPWQSAYSEFYFTPVLWPDFKKAELLKAIADYNRRQRRFGKV, encoded by the coding sequence ATGTTTGGATTAAAAGCGAAATCAAAAAAAGTTGTTTTGGATAAAATCCCAAAACACATTGGAATTATTATGGATGGCAATGGGCGCTGGGCAAAAAAACGGTTAAAGCCTAGAGTTTTTGGTCATAAAGCGGGAATGGATGCTTTGCAGGACGTGACGATTGCAGCTTCAGATTTAGGTGTCAAGGTCTTGACGGTCTATGCCTTCTCGACAGAAAACTGGTCTCGTCCTCAGGACGAAGTCTCTTTTATTATGAATTTACCAGTAGAGTTCTTTGACAAATACGTGCCAACCTTACATAAAAATAATGTTAAGGTGCAAATGATCGGAGAAACTCATCGTCTGCCTGTAGACACCTTGACAGCGCTAAATGCTGCCATTGATAAAACCAAGCGTAATACTGGCTTGATTTTGAATTTTGCCCTCAATTATGGTGGCCGTGCAGAAATTACCAGTGCTGTTCGTTTGATTGCCCAAGACGTCTTGGATGCTAAGTTAAATCCTGGTGACATTACAGAAGATTTGATTGCTAATTACCTGATGACGGATCATTTGCCATATCTTTATCGTGACCCTGATTTGATTATTCGCACAAGTGGGGAGTTGCGATTGAGCAATTTCTTGCCTTGGCAGTCAGCTTACAGTGAATTTTATTTCACACCAGTCTTGTGGCCTGATTTTAAAAAGGCAGAGTTACTAAAGGCCATTGCGGATTATAACCGCCGTCAACGTCGTTTTGGCAAGGTCTAA
- a CDS encoding phosphatidate cytidylyltransferase, whose amino-acid sequence MKKRVIWGGVAAAIFLPFLIMGSLPFQLFVGILAMIGVSELLKMRRLEVFSFEGVFAMLAAFVLTVPMDHYLTFLPIDASFAGYGLLVFFLLAGTVLNNRAYSFEDATFPIGASLYVGIGFQNLVNARMSGIDKVLLALFIVWGTDIGAYMIGRQFGKRKLLPSVSPNKTIEGSLGGIACAVLISFVFMLVDRTVYAPHHFLAMLLLVALFSIFAQFGDLVESAIKRHFGVKDSGKLIPGHGGILDRFDSMIFVFPIMHLFGLF is encoded by the coding sequence ATGAAAAAACGTGTTATCTGGGGAGGAGTAGCAGCAGCTATTTTTCTACCTTTTCTCATTATGGGAAGTTTACCATTCCAATTATTTGTGGGGATTTTAGCCATGATTGGCGTGTCAGAATTATTGAAGATGAGAAGGCTTGAAGTCTTTTCGTTTGAAGGGGTATTTGCTATGTTGGCAGCCTTTGTTTTGACAGTTCCGATGGACCATTACCTCACCTTCTTGCCGATTGACGCTAGTTTTGCAGGGTATGGGCTTCTAGTCTTTTTCCTCTTAGCAGGAACAGTCTTAAATAACAGAGCTTATTCTTTTGAAGATGCGACCTTTCCTATTGGGGCCAGCCTCTATGTTGGGATTGGTTTCCAAAACTTAGTCAATGCACGCATGTCAGGAATTGATAAAGTCTTGTTAGCTTTATTTATCGTTTGGGGGACAGATATCGGTGCCTATATGATTGGTCGCCAGTTTGGCAAACGCAAACTATTGCCTAGCGTATCTCCTAATAAAACGATTGAGGGGAGTTTAGGAGGAATTGCCTGCGCAGTCCTTATTTCCTTTGTTTTTATGCTAGTTGATCGTACCGTTTATGCGCCTCATCACTTTTTGGCCATGTTGCTTTTAGTTGCGCTCTTTTCGATTTTTGCCCAATTTGGAGATTTGGTTGAAAGTGCCATTAAACGACATTTTGGTGTGAAGGATTCTGGCAAACTGATCCCGGGACATGGTGGTATTTTGGACCGCTTTGACTCCATGATTTTTGTTTTTCCCATCATGCATCTATTTGGACTGTTTTAA